One window from the genome of Poecilia reticulata strain Guanapo linkage group LG9, Guppy_female_1.0+MT, whole genome shotgun sequence encodes:
- the LOC103470756 gene encoding TELO2-interacting protein 2-like has product MCSGGRGFMVCSGWAWPHAVVCSGWAWPHGVMCSGWAWLHGVMCSGWAWPHAVFRVGVASCCDVFRVGVAVCRHLRLLVPVLLGYLEVGDPPEESVRLKMLEVLQSTIRLAWPRMASRADALLRSLLRLLVDVSADPGLSDSVRLQLMEGSSASLRLLDAATQRRVQRLLLQVDSRHCSPQVLCCLATVTAEREHT; this is encoded by the exons ATGTGTTCGGGTGGGCGTGGCTtcatggtgtgttcagggtgggCGTGGCCTCATGctgtggtgtgttcagggtgggCGTGGCCTCATGGTGTGATGTGTTCAGGGTGGGCGTGGCTTCATGGTGTGATGTGTTCAGGGTGGGCGTGGCCTCATGCTGTGTTCAGGGTGGGCGTGGCCTCATGCTGTGATGTGTTCAGGGTGGGCGTGGCCGTGTGCAGACACCTGAGGCTGCTGGTGCCGGTGCTGTTGGGTTACCTGGAGGTCGGGGATCCGCCGGAGGAGTCGGTTCGGCTGAAGATGCTGGAGGTTCTGCAGTCAACCATCAGGTTGGCGTGGCCACG GATGGCGAGCCGCGCCGATGCGCTGCTGCGCTCTTTGCTCCGGCTGCTGGTCGACGTCTCTGCAGACCCGGGACTCAGCGACTCGGTCCGGCTGCAGCTGATGGAGGGAAGCTCCGCCTCCCTGCGCCTGTTGGACGCCGCTACGCAGCGACGCGTTCAG CGGCTCCTCCTGCAGGTCGACAGCCGCCACTGCAGCCCTCAGGTTCTCTGTTGCCTGGCAACCGTGACAGCAGAGCGAGAGCACACCTGA